The sequence AACCGGGTTTCTAAAGAATTGAAGAACCAGCACATAAATAATAATACTGCCTAACATGGTTATGTTGAGCAATACTGTTTGCTCCGGCATGAAGTAATAAAGCAAGTAATTCAACGCTACAAGGATGATCATCATCCAAAAAAGCAAAACTCTACCTTCTCTGTGTATTGTCATATCTGGGTCAAATAAAAGGCGTGGAGATAAATCCACGCCTCAAAGATAAACTATTTGATGGATTGATTAAATATTAGAACCCTCCACGATAAGTATAAGTTTTAGCAACTTTATCGATTGCTACAATATATGCCGCAATTCTCATCGGCACATCATATTTCTGAGATGCCTGATACACATGATCAAATGCATCTTTCATGATTCGGTCCGAACGTCTGTTCACACGATCAGCTGTCCATTTATAACCCAGTCTATTTTGCACCCATTCAAAGTAAGAAACGGTCACCCCACCCGCATTAGCTAAAATATCCGGTACAGCCATGATTCCTTTATCATTGATAATGGCGTCTGCTTTGGCTGAAGTAGGTCCATTGGCACCTTCCACAATTAGCTTGGCTTTGATTTTCTCCACATTGTGAATGGTAATGACATCCTCTACTGCTGCAGGAACCAACACGTCTACATCCAAAAGCAGTAATTCACCTGGATCAGATAATTTCTCTGCTCCTTTGAAACCTTCCAAGGTTCCATTATTAGTATCTCTATACGCTACAGCTTCTTGGATATTGATCCCATTGCTATTGTAGTATGCACCGGAAATATCAGAAACTGATACGATTTTCAAACCTCTTTCTTCCAACAATAATGCAGCCCAAGATCCTACATTTCCAAAACCTTGTACGGCACAGGTTGCTTGGAAAGGGTTGATTTTCAATTTTTGCATCGCTGCCATGGCAGAAACCATTACTCCACGACCAGTCGCTTCAGTTCTTCCCAAAGAACCTCCTAATACCAAAGGTTTACCGGTTACTACTGCGTTAA comes from Algoriphagus halophilus and encodes:
- a CDS encoding Glu/Leu/Phe/Val family dehydrogenase, whose product is MAYIEPAPIMDKENPLESMMERFNIAAEKLGLSDEVYSVLKNPAKQVIVSLPITMDNGKIQVFEGIRVIHSNILGPAKGGIRFAPDVHLDEVKALAAWMTWKCAVVDIPYGGGKGGVRCNPREMSKGEIERLVRAYTLAMIDVFGPDKDIPAPDMGTGPREMAWLMDEYSKAQGMTINAVVTGKPLVLGGSLGRTEATGRGVMVSAMAAMQKLKINPFQATCAVQGFGNVGSWAALLLEERGLKIVSVSDISGAYYNSNGINIQEAVAYRDTNNGTLEGFKGAEKLSDPGELLLLDVDVLVPAAVEDVITIHNVEKIKAKLIVEGANGPTSAKADAIINDKGIMAVPDILANAGGVTVSYFEWVQNRLGYKWTADRVNRRSDRIMKDAFDHVYQASQKYDVPMRIAAYIVAIDKVAKTYTYRGGF